A portion of the Sphingobacterium spiritivorum genome contains these proteins:
- a CDS encoding MlaE family ABC transporter permease, whose amino-acid sequence MKNKVRNLLIEFANIHRFLMRFLKEVVSPPFEIKEIIRQCYEIGWRSLPLISVTGFIVGFVFTKQSRPSLEEFGATSWLPSLISIAIIRALAPLVTALIASGKVGSQIGAELSSMNVTEQIDAMEVSGTNPFKFLIVSRIWATTIGIPILCFYTAGIGLLGGYLSIASKDDVSFLSFFTQVFEAIAYKDIFAMVFRAVVFGFTIGAVSSYCGYFSSKGTEGVGKAANSAVVASMFIVFIEEILIVQILAAFT is encoded by the coding sequence ATGAAAAATAAAGTAAGAAATTTACTTATAGAGTTTGCTAACATCCACCGTTTTTTGATGCGGTTTTTGAAGGAAGTAGTAAGTCCTCCGTTTGAGATAAAAGAGATTATCCGTCAATGCTACGAAATAGGCTGGCGTTCTTTACCCTTGATCAGTGTTACTGGTTTTATTGTTGGTTTTGTGTTTACAAAACAATCCAGACCTTCATTGGAAGAGTTCGGAGCAACATCCTGGTTACCGTCATTAATTTCCATTGCCATTATCCGGGCACTGGCTCCTCTGGTGACAGCGTTGATTGCTTCCGGTAAGGTTGGTTCACAGATTGGTGCTGAGTTAAGTTCAATGAATGTTACTGAACAGATTGATGCCATGGAAGTATCCGGTACAAATCCGTTCAAATTTCTGATTGTGAGCCGTATATGGGCTACTACTATTGGTATTCCTATTCTTTGTTTCTACACTGCAGGTATAGGCCTTTTGGGAGGTTATTTAAGTATAGCGAGTAAAGATGATGTCAGTTTTCTAAGCTTTTTTACACAGGTATTTGAAGCGATCGCTTATAAAGATATTTTTGCGATGGTATTTAGAGCCGTTGTATTTGGATTTACGATTGGTGCAGTCAGTAGTTATTGTGGATATTTTTCGTCAAAAGGAACCGAAGGTGTCGGAAAAGCAGCCAACAGTGCTGTAGTTGCTTCGATGTTTATTGTGTTTATTGAGGAGATATTGATTGTTCAAATTTTAGCTGCTTTTACGTAA
- a CDS encoding ABC transporter ATP-binding protein — protein sequence MEKKHDYNIDYNDVVIDVKNVSKSFGTLDVLRDVNLQLFNGENLVVLGRSGTGKSVLIKLISGLLEPDQGSIQVMGESVTELGVKELQQLRLKIGFSFQNSALYDSMTVRENLEFPLVRNKRNLTRAEIDAEVEDVLEGVGLSQAINQMPSELSGGQRKRIGIARTLILRPDIMMYDEPTAGLDPITCLEINSLINEVQEKYKTSSIIITHDLACAKTVGDRIVMLLDGRFERQGSFNEIFDTDDKRVKAFYDYNFIV from the coding sequence ATGGAAAAGAAGCACGATTATAATATTGATTACAATGACGTGGTTATTGATGTTAAGAATGTCAGTAAGTCATTCGGAACACTTGACGTCCTGCGTGATGTAAACCTGCAGCTTTTCAACGGAGAGAATCTGGTGGTTCTGGGACGCTCGGGGACAGGTAAGTCAGTTCTGATTAAGCTGATTTCTGGATTATTGGAACCAGATCAGGGAAGTATTCAGGTGATGGGTGAATCTGTCACTGAGCTGGGTGTGAAAGAATTACAACAACTCCGTCTTAAAATAGGTTTTTCTTTTCAGAACAGTGCCCTGTATGATAGTATGACGGTACGGGAGAATCTGGAATTTCCATTAGTACGAAATAAAAGAAACCTGACACGCGCAGAGATCGATGCAGAAGTGGAAGATGTGCTGGAAGGTGTAGGGCTATCTCAGGCGATCAATCAGATGCCTTCTGAATTGTCAGGAGGTCAGCGTAAACGTATCGGTATTGCCCGGACTCTGATATTGAGACCTGATATTATGATGTATGATGAGCCTACAGCAGGATTAGATCCTATCACTTGTCTTGAGATTAACAGTCTTATAAATGAGGTACAGGAAAAATATAAAACTTCCTCTATTATTATCACCCATGATTTGGCTTGTGCCAAAACTGTAGGTGACCGTATTGTGATGCTACTGGATGGCAGATTTGAAAGACAGGGAAGTTTTAATGAAATATTTGACACAGATGATAAACGTGTGAAAGCGTTTTATGATTACAATTTTATAGTTTAA
- a CDS encoding MlaD family protein, whose translation MSAADNKRTLVVGLFVLIGLIILVAGILTLGGQQKKFTKTLTVTTEFEDVKGLKIGNNVWFSGVKVGIVKDISFESIKYVKVVMSIEAKSSEFIRKDAVAKLGSDGLIGNSIITLVGGSQTAQPIEDGDILHSAKGTDMEAMMATLSVNNDNLVEITRNFAVLSQNLVDGKGMVGAMLTDSTMVVSLSKSLDNLNKLMTNANQASNNLVAVTNKLNSNQGLIHQLSTDTAVFASLRESAAQLQGVTQTASALMSNLNATSARLNDKNNVVGALTNDPEGAAEIKQILRNLNLSTAKLDQNMEAMQSNFLLRGFFKKQQKEQEKAKADSLKALSGSSK comes from the coding sequence ATGAGCGCAGCAGACAATAAACGCACATTAGTAGTAGGTCTATTTGTTCTTATCGGCTTGATTATCCTCGTAGCCGGTATATTGACATTGGGAGGACAACAGAAGAAGTTTACAAAGACATTGACTGTTACAACAGAATTTGAGGATGTAAAAGGGTTGAAAATTGGTAATAACGTCTGGTTTTCGGGTGTAAAGGTTGGTATAGTAAAAGACATCTCTTTTGAAAGCATTAAATATGTAAAAGTGGTGATGAGTATCGAAGCTAAATCCAGCGAATTTATTCGTAAAGATGCGGTTGCTAAATTAGGATCTGACGGTCTTATCGGTAATTCTATTATTACACTCGTAGGAGGTTCGCAGACCGCTCAGCCCATTGAGGACGGAGATATTCTCCACTCAGCAAAAGGTACCGATATGGAAGCTATGATGGCCACACTATCTGTCAATAATGATAATCTTGTTGAGATTACGCGTAATTTTGCAGTGTTATCCCAGAATCTGGTGGATGGCAAAGGAATGGTCGGTGCGATGTTGACAGACTCTACTATGGTGGTCTCATTAAGCAAATCGTTAGATAATTTGAATAAACTGATGACGAATGCTAATCAGGCTTCAAATAATCTGGTTGCTGTAACAAATAAACTCAACAGTAATCAGGGACTAATTCATCAGCTTTCGACAGATACAGCCGTATTTGCCAGTCTGAGAGAATCAGCTGCACAATTGCAGGGGGTAACACAGACAGCAAGTGCGCTGATGAGCAATCTTAACGCTACATCTGCCCGTCTGAATGATAAAAACAATGTAGTTGGAGCCTTGACAAATGATCCTGAAGGTGCAGCAGAAATCAAACAGATTCTACGTAATCTGAATCTGAGTACCGCCAAACTGGATCAGAATATGGAAGCCATGCAGAGTAACTTTCTGTTAAGAGGTTTCTTTAAAAAACAACAGAAAGAACAAGAAAAGGCCAAAGCCGATAGTTTAAAAGCCTTATCAGGAAGTTCAAAATAA
- a CDS encoding RluA family pseudouridine synthase, protein MQITDKDVIYEDNHLIAINKRAGDIVQVDDSGDKSLDMMVKEYLERKYEKPNAFIGVIHRLDRPVSGLIVFAKTSKGLDRMNKLFHDRDVEKSYLAVVRNKPEQMSGKLQNWLVRDRKKMITKAYNREIKGSSYAELDYKVIGELDGYYLLHVKPKTGRTHQIRVQLSTMGCPIVGDNKYGYPRGSLRRSICLHSRSLSFVHPVKDEPMKLVAGLPVDGFWEKFNVLL, encoded by the coding sequence ATGCAGATTACGGATAAAGATGTTATCTATGAGGACAATCACCTCATAGCAATTAATAAGCGTGCCGGTGATATAGTGCAGGTGGATGATTCGGGCGATAAATCTTTGGATATGATGGTCAAAGAATACCTGGAGCGTAAATATGAAAAGCCAAATGCATTTATAGGTGTGATACATCGTCTGGACAGACCGGTTAGCGGGTTGATTGTTTTTGCGAAGACCAGTAAAGGGCTGGATCGTATGAACAAGTTGTTTCATGACCGCGATGTAGAAAAATCTTATCTGGCAGTGGTACGAAATAAACCTGAGCAGATGTCAGGTAAGCTACAGAATTGGTTAGTCCGGGACCGCAAAAAAATGATTACAAAGGCGTATAACAGAGAAATAAAAGGAAGCAGTTATGCTGAATTAGATTATAAGGTTATCGGCGAACTGGATGGGTATTATCTGCTTCATGTGAAACCCAAAACTGGGCGTACGCATCAGATCAGGGTGCAATTGTCAACGATGGGATGTCCTATTGTCGGAGATAATAAATATGGCTATCCACGCGGAAGTCTGCGCAGAAGTATCTGCTTACATTCCCGAAGTTTATCTTTTGTTCATCCTGTCAAAGATGAGCCCATGAAACTTGTAGCAGGCCTGCCGGTAGATGGTTTCTGGGAAAAATTTAATGTATTACTGTAA
- a CDS encoding DUF983 domain-containing protein, with product MATSRFSALTHSKCPRCRVGKVFEGKAYGFRKQKMNDFCPVCGVKFEVEPGYFYAAMYVSYAFSVAQIVSLAVATYIITKSESPWLYLGVLFFTTLIFAPFNFRYSRLVLLHYMTPKITYNPRYEEEAANIEK from the coding sequence ATGGCTACATCCAGATTTTCTGCTCTTACACATTCTAAATGTCCGCGTTGTCGCGTAGGTAAAGTTTTTGAAGGTAAGGCTTACGGATTCCGTAAACAAAAGATGAATGATTTTTGTCCTGTCTGTGGGGTCAAATTTGAGGTAGAACCGGGTTATTTCTATGCAGCGATGTATGTCAGCTATGCATTTTCTGTAGCTCAGATAGTGAGTCTTGCCGTGGCGACCTATATTATCACCAAGAGTGAATCTCCTTGGTTGTATTTGGGAGTTCTGTTCTTTACTACGCTGATTTTTGCCCCTTTTAATTTCAGATATTCCAGATTAGTACTGTTACATTATATGACTCCCAAGATTACCTATAACCCAAGGTATGAGGAAGAAGCTGCGAATATAGAAAAGTAA
- a CDS encoding DUF4286 family protein: protein MYLYNISIITEDSVHAEIMDWVKAGILSQNEYPTKFLALLNSPHEGQTHCIQLVVESEQDIESFNAKYLAPFQEFIATSYHGKAFIFDSVMKYL, encoded by the coding sequence ATGTATTTATATAACATCTCCATCATCACAGAAGATTCAGTTCATGCCGAAATAATGGATTGGGTAAAAGCAGGAATTCTGAGTCAAAACGAATATCCGACCAAATTCTTAGCATTATTGAATTCACCACATGAGGGCCAAACACACTGTATTCAACTGGTGGTAGAAAGTGAGCAGGACATTGAGAGCTTTAATGCGAAATACCTGGCACCGTTTCAGGAATTCATCGCAACCTCCTACCACGGAAAAGCTTTTATATTCGACAGTGTTATGAAATACTTGTAG